A single window of Streptomyces sp. NBC_00464 DNA harbors:
- a CDS encoding TIGR02234 family membrane protein: MEYVSAVPVPQPRAEAAVAPDSAGSRRSLAAGLLLGAAGATVVLLASGQNWAGGKAAVGGGTLALNADGQDVTGLPAALAIVGLAALVAVFAVRGAGRLAVAGLLALSGLGAALSAYLGASDSAALDEKAAQTTGDTSASIEALSHTAWPYVTAAGGLLILLAGLLALRFGSRWPTMSGRYERDGTPRPRKAPRATPDPDRPEDLWKALDRGEDPTREA; the protein is encoded by the coding sequence GTGGAGTACGTGAGCGCCGTCCCCGTACCCCAGCCCCGTGCCGAAGCCGCCGTCGCGCCCGACAGCGCGGGCAGCCGCCGAAGTCTGGCAGCCGGCCTGCTCCTCGGGGCGGCCGGAGCCACCGTCGTCCTGCTCGCCTCCGGGCAGAACTGGGCCGGCGGCAAGGCCGCGGTCGGCGGCGGCACCCTGGCGCTGAACGCCGACGGACAGGACGTCACCGGCCTTCCCGCGGCCCTCGCCATCGTCGGCCTGGCCGCCCTCGTCGCCGTCTTCGCCGTCCGCGGCGCCGGCCGGCTGGCCGTCGCGGGACTGCTGGCCCTCAGCGGCCTCGGCGCCGCACTGAGCGCCTACCTCGGCGCATCCGACAGCGCCGCACTCGACGAGAAGGCCGCGCAGACCACCGGCGACACCTCCGCCTCCATCGAGGCCCTCAGCCACACCGCCTGGCCCTACGTCACCGCGGCGGGCGGCCTGCTGATCCTGCTCGCCGGGCTCCTCGCCCTGCGCTTCGGCAGCCGCTGGCCCACGATGTCCGGACGGTACGAGCGCGACGGCACCCCGCGCCCCCGCAAGGCCCCCCGCGCCACTCCGGACCCCGACCGGCCCGAGGACCTGTGGAAGGCCCTGGACCGCGGCGAGGACCCGACGCGCGAGGCATGA
- a CDS encoding HGxxPAAW family protein, producing MAGSSHGHTPAAWTGVIIAFIGFCIAGVFMVAANPLGFWAGIVVVFVGGIVGLAMKAAGLGMPKESAELAAARARAGQAQTS from the coding sequence ATGGCGGGCAGCAGCCACGGACACACCCCGGCCGCCTGGACCGGTGTCATCATCGCCTTCATCGGCTTCTGCATCGCGGGCGTCTTCATGGTCGCGGCCAACCCCCTCGGCTTCTGGGCCGGAATCGTCGTCGTCTTCGTCGGCGGGATCGTCGGCCTCGCGATGAAGGCCGCCGGCCTCGGCATGCCCAAGGAATCGGCGGAGCTGGCAGCGGCCAGGGCCCGCGCCGGGCAGGCCCAGACCTCCTGA
- a CDS encoding DUF2752 domain-containing protein: MDASPTPAAPPVAGPQPVPGPPPTPGHPGPPPAFRPAPVPASRLRRIATPAAVLAVVVGAFAYVGTVDPNEPGHYPVCPLLRFTGIYCPGCGGLRSAHAFAHGDIAAALGSNAAAVIGYAAFAVLWVLWMVRAAAGRPLRIDLKPVHWWGIGAVLLIFSVVRNLPFGSALAP, translated from the coding sequence GTGGACGCATCGCCTACTCCCGCCGCTCCGCCGGTGGCCGGCCCCCAGCCGGTGCCCGGCCCGCCACCGACGCCCGGCCACCCAGGGCCCCCGCCGGCCTTCCGGCCCGCTCCCGTCCCCGCCTCACGGCTGCGGCGGATCGCCACCCCGGCCGCCGTCCTGGCCGTAGTCGTCGGGGCCTTCGCCTACGTCGGCACCGTCGACCCGAACGAACCGGGGCACTACCCGGTCTGTCCGCTGCTCCGGTTCACCGGCATCTACTGCCCCGGCTGCGGCGGGCTGCGCAGCGCCCACGCCTTCGCGCACGGCGACATCGCGGCGGCGCTCGGCTCCAACGCCGCCGCCGTCATCGGCTACGCCGCCTTCGCCGTGCTCTGGGTCCTCTGGATGGTTCGCGCGGCCGCCGGGCGGCCGCTGCGGATCGACCTGAAACCGGTCCACTGGTGGGGGATCGGAGCCGTACTGCTGATCTTCTCCGTGGTCCGGAACCTGCCGTTCGGATCGGCGCTGGCGCCGTGA
- the trpC gene encoding indole-3-glycerol phosphate synthase TrpC yields MSVLDEIIDGVRADLAERQARVSLDELKERAARAPQAKDGVAALRGEGVTVICEVKRSSPSKGALAAIADPAALAADYEAGGASVISVLTEERRFGGSLADLEAVRAKVDIPILRKDFIVTSYQLWEARAYGADLALLIVAALDQEALVSLIERAESIGLTPLVEAHDEEEAERAVDAGAKIIGVNARNLKDLKVDRSTFERVAPEIPDHIVKIAESGVRGPHDLIAYANAGADGVLVGESLVTGRDPRAAVADLVAAGAHPALRHGRS; encoded by the coding sequence GTGAGTGTGCTCGACGAGATCATCGACGGCGTTCGCGCCGACCTCGCGGAGCGGCAGGCGCGCGTCAGCCTCGACGAGCTCAAGGAACGCGCGGCCCGCGCTCCCCAGGCCAAGGACGGAGTCGCCGCCCTGCGCGGCGAGGGCGTGACCGTCATCTGCGAGGTCAAGCGCTCCAGCCCCTCCAAGGGCGCCCTGGCCGCCATCGCCGACCCTGCCGCGCTCGCCGCGGACTACGAGGCCGGCGGCGCGTCCGTCATTTCCGTCCTCACCGAGGAGCGCCGCTTCGGCGGATCGCTGGCCGACCTGGAGGCCGTCCGCGCCAAGGTCGACATCCCGATCCTGCGCAAGGACTTCATCGTCACCTCGTACCAGCTGTGGGAGGCACGCGCCTACGGCGCCGACCTCGCCCTGCTGATCGTCGCCGCCCTCGACCAGGAGGCCCTCGTCTCCCTGATCGAGCGCGCCGAGTCCATCGGCCTGACGCCGCTGGTCGAGGCGCACGACGAGGAGGAGGCGGAGCGCGCGGTGGACGCCGGCGCGAAGATCATCGGCGTCAACGCCCGCAACCTGAAGGACCTCAAGGTCGACCGCTCCACCTTCGAGCGCGTCGCACCCGAGATCCCCGACCACATCGTCAAGATCGCCGAGTCCGGCGTCCGCGGCCCGCACGACCTCATCGCCTACGCCAACGCCGGCGCCGACGGCGTGCTGGTCGGCGAGTCGCTGGTCACCGGCCGCGACCCGCGGGCGGCCGTCGCCGACCTGGTCGCCGCCGGCGCCCACCCGGCGCTCCGGCACGGACGGAGCTGA
- the trpM gene encoding tryptophan biosynthesis modulator TrpM, translated as MSADRSALRPRAGLRPARSTGRDPHAPLARGCRPRGCRAPARRVHGRRVRYVIGDEPGQVNGMRWRTGPAQ; from the coding sequence GTGTCCGCCGACCGTTCCGCGCTCCGACCCCGGGCAGGCCTCCGCCCCGCCCGGTCGACGGGACGCGACCCGCACGCGCCGCTGGCGCGCGGCTGCCGCCCCCGCGGCTGCCGCGCCCCCGCACGCCGCGTGCACGGCCGGCGGGTGCGGTACGTGATCGGCGACGAGCCCGGTCAGGTCAACGGCATGCGATGGCGCACGGGGCCCGCGCAGTAG
- the trpB gene encoding tryptophan synthase subunit beta: MSSDFFIPDPEGLIPSAEGYFGAYGGKFIPEALVAAVDEVAVEYDKAKADPAFAAELNELMVNYTGRPSALTEVARFAEHAGGARIFLKREDLNHTGSHKINNVLGQALLTKRMGKTRVIAETGAGQHGVATATACALFGLECTIYMGEIDTERQALNVARMRMLGAEVIAVKSGSRTLKDAINEAFRDWVANVDRTHYLFGTVAGPHPFPAMVRDFHRVIGVEARRQILERAGRLPDAAIACVGGGSNAIGLFHALIPDAGVRLIGCEPAGHGVETGEHAATLTAGEPGILHGSRSYVLQDDEGQITEPYSISAGLDYPGIGPEHAYLKDIGRGEYRAVTDDAAMQALRLLSRTEGIIPAIESAHALAGALEVGKELGKDGLILVNLSGRGDKDMDTAARYFGLYEADAAVEADADSEGAEIEGDVK; this comes from the coding sequence ATGTCGTCCGACTTCTTCATTCCGGACCCGGAAGGTCTGATCCCCAGCGCCGAAGGCTACTTCGGTGCGTACGGCGGAAAGTTCATCCCGGAGGCGCTCGTCGCCGCCGTGGACGAGGTCGCCGTCGAGTACGACAAGGCCAAGGCGGACCCGGCCTTCGCCGCCGAGCTCAACGAGCTCATGGTGAACTACACGGGCCGGCCCAGCGCCCTGACCGAGGTCGCGCGCTTCGCCGAGCACGCCGGCGGTGCCCGGATCTTCCTCAAGCGCGAGGACCTCAACCACACCGGCTCACACAAGATCAACAACGTGCTGGGCCAGGCGCTCCTCACCAAGCGCATGGGCAAGACCCGCGTCATCGCCGAGACCGGAGCCGGTCAGCACGGCGTCGCCACCGCGACCGCCTGCGCGCTCTTCGGCCTCGAATGCACCATCTACATGGGCGAGATCGACACCGAACGGCAGGCGCTGAACGTGGCGCGCATGCGGATGCTCGGCGCCGAGGTCATCGCCGTGAAGTCCGGCTCCCGCACGCTCAAGGACGCCATCAACGAGGCGTTCCGCGACTGGGTCGCCAACGTGGACCGCACCCACTACCTCTTCGGTACGGTCGCGGGCCCGCACCCCTTCCCGGCGATGGTCCGCGACTTCCACCGCGTGATCGGCGTCGAGGCCCGGCGCCAGATCCTGGAACGGGCCGGCCGGCTGCCGGACGCCGCCATCGCCTGCGTCGGCGGCGGCTCCAACGCCATCGGCCTCTTCCACGCCCTCATCCCCGACGCGGGCGTCCGCCTCATCGGCTGCGAGCCCGCCGGGCACGGCGTGGAGACCGGCGAGCACGCGGCGACCCTGACCGCGGGCGAGCCCGGCATCCTGCACGGCTCGCGCAGTTACGTCCTCCAGGACGACGAGGGCCAGATCACCGAGCCGTACTCCATCTCGGCCGGTCTGGACTACCCGGGCATCGGCCCTGAGCACGCGTACCTGAAGGACATCGGCCGGGGCGAGTACCGCGCCGTCACCGACGACGCCGCCATGCAGGCGCTGCGCCTGCTCTCCCGCACCGAGGGGATCATCCCGGCGATCGAGAGCGCACACGCGCTGGCCGGTGCCCTGGAGGTCGGCAAGGAGCTCGGCAAGGACGGCCTGATCCTGGTCAACCTGTCCGGACGCGGCGACAAGGACATGGACACGGCAGCGCGCTACTTCGGCCTGTACGAAGCGGACGCGGCCGTCGAGGCCGACGCGGACAGCGAAGGCGCCGAGATCGAGGGGGACGTCAAGTGA
- the trpA gene encoding tryptophan synthase subunit alpha → MSGNIELLNTTLATARAEDRAALIAYLPAGFPTVDGAIEAIKAVAAGGADVVEVGLPHSDPVLDGPVIQTADDIALRGGVRIADVMRTVREAHEATGIPILVMTYWNPIDRYGVERFTAELAEAGGAGCILPDLPVQESALWREHADKHGLATVFVVAPSSKDERLATITAAGSGFVYAASLMGVTGTRVSVGEQAQDLVGRTRATTDLPVCVGLGVSNADQAAEVAGFADGVIVGSAFVKRMLDAPDEAAGLAAVRSLAADLAEGVRKR, encoded by the coding sequence GTGAGCGGCAACATCGAGCTGCTGAACACCACGCTCGCCACCGCGCGGGCCGAGGACCGGGCCGCGCTGATCGCGTACCTGCCCGCCGGCTTCCCGACCGTGGACGGCGCCATCGAGGCCATCAAGGCCGTGGCCGCAGGCGGCGCCGACGTCGTCGAGGTGGGGCTGCCGCACAGCGACCCCGTGCTCGACGGCCCCGTCATCCAGACCGCGGACGACATCGCGCTGCGCGGCGGCGTGCGGATCGCCGACGTGATGCGTACGGTCCGCGAGGCGCACGAGGCGACGGGCATCCCGATCCTCGTCATGACGTACTGGAACCCGATCGACCGGTACGGCGTCGAGCGCTTCACCGCCGAGCTCGCCGAGGCCGGCGGCGCCGGGTGCATCCTGCCCGACCTTCCGGTCCAGGAGTCCGCACTGTGGCGCGAGCACGCGGACAAGCACGGTCTCGCGACCGTGTTCGTCGTCGCGCCCAGCAGCAAGGACGAGCGCCTCGCGACCATCACGGCGGCCGGCTCCGGCTTCGTCTACGCGGCGTCGCTGATGGGGGTCACCGGCACCCGGGTCTCCGTCGGCGAGCAGGCCCAGGACCTGGTGGGGCGCACCCGTGCCACCACCGACCTCCCGGTCTGCGTCGGCCTCGGCGTGTCCAACGCCGACCAGGCCGCAGAGGTCGCGGGCTTCGCCGACGGCGTCATCGTCGGCTCCGCCTTCGTCAAGCGGATGCTGGACGCTCCCGACGAGGCGGCAGGCCTGGCCGCCGTCCGCTCACTGGCGGCCGATCTGGCCGAAGGTGTTCGAAAGCGCTGA
- a CDS encoding thioredoxin domain-containing protein — protein MSEKNQEGKRAARDRLIQQREQAKAHDRRRRTLIVSAAVVGVLGLAAVVGVIAANTGGKGDKDKASGPAVAPSGATGKDSLTIPVGADDAPSTLTVWEDFRCPVCAQFENAFRDTIHQMEQSGQLKVEYHFATLIDGNLGGSGSLKAANAAACAQDAGKFPAYHDVLYRNQPQESDDAFGDNSKLIDLSKKVEGLDTPTFRSCVEDGAHDAWVEKSNTAFEKGGFQGTPTALLNGESIFPKKGDEPITVANLKKWVAEANKGKKPGTVTPAPSGS, from the coding sequence GTGAGCGAGAAGAACCAAGAGGGAAAAAGGGCCGCGCGAGACCGGCTGATCCAGCAGCGCGAGCAGGCGAAGGCGCACGACCGCCGACGCCGCACGCTGATCGTCTCCGCGGCCGTGGTGGGGGTGCTGGGACTGGCCGCCGTCGTCGGCGTGATCGCGGCGAACACCGGCGGCAAGGGCGACAAGGACAAGGCGTCCGGCCCCGCCGTCGCGCCGTCCGGCGCGACCGGCAAGGACAGCCTGACCATTCCGGTGGGAGCGGACGACGCCCCGTCCACGCTCACGGTCTGGGAGGACTTCCGCTGCCCGGTCTGCGCCCAGTTCGAGAACGCCTTCCGCGACACGATCCACCAGATGGAGCAGAGCGGGCAGCTCAAGGTCGAATACCACTTCGCCACCCTGATCGACGGCAATCTCGGCGGCAGCGGCTCGCTCAAGGCGGCCAACGCGGCGGCCTGCGCCCAGGACGCCGGCAAGTTCCCCGCGTACCACGACGTCCTGTACCGCAACCAGCCGCAGGAGTCCGACGACGCCTTCGGCGACAACAGCAAACTGATCGACCTGTCCAAGAAGGTCGAGGGGCTCGACACGCCCACGTTCCGCAGCTGCGTGGAGGACGGCGCGCACGACGCCTGGGTGGAGAAGTCCAACACCGCGTTCGAGAAGGGCGGATTCCAGGGCACACCGACGGCGCTGCTCAACGGAGAGTCGATCTTCCCGAAGAAGGGGGACGAGCCGATCACCGTGGCCAACCTGAAGAAGTGGGTCGCCGAGGCCAACAAGGGCAAGAAGCCGGGCACCGTCACACCGGCCCCCTCCGGCTCCTGA
- the lgt gene encoding prolipoprotein diacylglyceryl transferase, with protein sequence MNLAYIPSPSTGVIDLGPIPLRGYAFCIIIGVFVAVWFGNKRWVARGGRAGTVADIAVWAVPFGLVGGRLYHVITDYQLYFSDGENWVDAFKIWQGGLGIWGAIALGAVGAWIGCRRRGIPLPAWADALAPGIALAQACGRWGNWFNQELYGRETDVPWALKISEGPNRVAGTYHPTFLYESLWCIGVALLVIWADRRFKLGHGRAFALYVASYCAGRAWIEYMRVDEAHHILGLRLNVWTALIVFVLAVVYIVISAKVRPGREEIVEPGEPEAVDAKGAEDAESGEAEGGDTESADSKPVEAETAADADEDAPKTNGEAETAKG encoded by the coding sequence ATGAATCTTGCCTACATTCCCAGCCCGTCGACCGGCGTGATCGATCTTGGACCGATCCCGCTCCGCGGCTACGCGTTCTGCATCATCATCGGTGTCTTCGTCGCCGTCTGGTTCGGCAACAAGCGCTGGGTCGCCCGAGGCGGCAGAGCCGGCACTGTTGCCGACATTGCCGTCTGGGCCGTGCCCTTCGGCCTGGTCGGAGGCAGGCTCTACCACGTCATCACCGACTATCAGCTGTACTTCAGTGACGGTGAGAACTGGGTCGACGCCTTCAAGATCTGGCAGGGCGGCCTCGGTATCTGGGGTGCCATCGCGCTCGGCGCGGTCGGTGCCTGGATCGGCTGCCGCCGCCGCGGGATCCCGCTGCCCGCCTGGGCCGACGCGCTCGCACCCGGCATCGCCCTGGCCCAGGCCTGCGGCCGCTGGGGCAACTGGTTCAACCAGGAGCTGTACGGCCGCGAGACCGACGTCCCGTGGGCGCTGAAGATCAGCGAGGGCCCGAACCGGGTCGCCGGCACCTACCACCCGACCTTCCTGTACGAGTCGCTGTGGTGCATCGGCGTGGCGCTCCTGGTGATCTGGGCGGACCGCCGCTTCAAGCTCGGACACGGGCGGGCGTTCGCGCTGTACGTCGCCTCGTACTGCGCGGGCCGCGCCTGGATCGAGTACATGCGTGTCGACGAGGCCCACCACATCCTGGGCCTGCGTCTGAACGTGTGGACCGCGCTGATCGTGTTCGTGCTGGCGGTGGTCTACATCGTGATCTCGGCGAAGGTACGGCCGGGGCGCGAGGAGATCGTCGAGCCGGGGGAGCCGGAGGCGGTTGACGCCAAGGGCGCCGAGGACGCGGAGTCCGGCGAGGCCGAGGGCGGCGACACGGAGTCCGCCGACTCGAAGCCGGTCGAGGCCGAGACCGCGGCCGACGCCGACGAGGACGCGCCGAAGACGAACGGTGAGGCGGAGACGGCCAAGGGCTGA
- a CDS encoding HpcH/HpaI aldolase/citrate lyase family protein, which yields MTAETPLTWLYVPGDRPDVVRKARDAGADVVIVDLEDAVAPDRKEYARSATVELLSEPASSPTAPPVHVRVNDETDVLALAGLPGLAGLRLPKITHAASVHHIAALAPGVALCPLLESALGIEHAYTVASAHPQVRSIALGEADLRADLGVRDDAGLDWSRSRVVVAARAAGLAPPIQSVFPDVRDLDGLWASCAHGRALGFLGRAAIHPRQIPVIERAFRPTPQEVEAAQQIVEAARVQAGALALPDGRFVDAAVVAQAHRTLALAGRGR from the coding sequence ATGACCGCCGAGACCCCGCTGACCTGGCTGTACGTCCCCGGTGACCGGCCCGATGTGGTGCGCAAGGCCCGTGATGCGGGGGCGGACGTGGTGATCGTCGACCTGGAGGACGCGGTCGCCCCCGACCGCAAGGAGTACGCACGGTCGGCCACGGTCGAGCTGCTCTCCGAACCGGCCTCCTCCCCCACCGCGCCGCCGGTCCATGTCCGGGTCAACGACGAGACGGACGTGCTGGCCCTGGCCGGGCTGCCGGGCCTCGCCGGGCTGCGGCTGCCGAAGATCACACACGCGGCGTCCGTCCATCACATCGCGGCGCTGGCCCCGGGGGTCGCACTCTGTCCGCTGCTGGAGTCGGCCCTCGGCATCGAGCACGCGTACACGGTGGCCTCCGCCCATCCGCAGGTGCGTTCCATCGCCCTCGGCGAGGCGGATCTCCGGGCGGATCTGGGGGTACGGGACGATGCCGGGCTCGACTGGTCGCGCAGCCGGGTGGTGGTCGCCGCCCGGGCGGCCGGTCTTGCCCCGCCCATCCAGTCGGTGTTCCCGGACGTCCGGGACCTGGACGGGCTGTGGGCGTCCTGCGCCCATGGACGGGCGCTCGGATTCCTCGGCCGGGCGGCGATCCATCCCCGGCAGATTCCGGTGATCGAGCGGGCGTTCCGGCCGACGCCGCAGGAGGTCGAGGCCGCGCAGCAGATCGTCGAGGCGGCCCGGGTCCAGGCGGGCGCGCTGGCCCTGCCGGACGGCCGCTTCGTCGACGCGGCGGTGGTGGCCCAGGCCCACCGCACGCTTGCCCTGGCGGGACGGGGGCGGTGA
- a CDS encoding CaiB/BaiF CoA transferase family protein yields the protein MSAPGAPPLTGLRVIDLATLFAGPLCATMLGDFGADVIKVEHPVRPDPSRGHGPTKDGIGLWWKLLGRNKRNLTLDLSCPDGRDLLLRLAADTDVIIENFRPGTLERWGLGPAELHAVNPRLVLVRVTGFGQFGPYAHRPGFGTLAEAMSGFAAITGEPDGPPTLPPFGLADSIAALATSFAVMAALAGRDRTGVGQVVDMAIIEPILTVLGPQPLWYDQLGYVQPRTGNRSRNNAPRNTYRTSDGQWVAVSTSAQSVAERVMRLVGRAELIDEPWFASGTTRAEHSDELDEAVGHWIARRTRDEAVSAFEKAEAAIAPIHDIRDVMEDPQYRALDSITEVDDPELGPLRMQNVLFRLSGTPGGIRWAGRPHGADTDEILTGLGLSGEEIAALRSERVL from the coding sequence ATGAGCGCGCCGGGAGCGCCGCCCCTGACCGGGCTGCGGGTCATCGATCTCGCCACGCTGTTCGCGGGTCCCCTGTGCGCCACCATGCTGGGCGACTTCGGCGCCGATGTGATCAAGGTCGAGCATCCGGTCCGGCCCGATCCGTCCCGGGGGCACGGGCCGACGAAGGACGGGATCGGCCTGTGGTGGAAGCTGCTCGGCCGCAACAAGCGGAATCTGACCCTCGACCTGTCCTGCCCGGACGGCCGTGATCTCCTGCTGCGGCTCGCCGCGGACACCGACGTGATCATCGAGAACTTCCGGCCGGGCACCCTGGAGCGGTGGGGGCTCGGACCGGCGGAACTGCACGCCGTCAACCCACGGCTGGTGCTGGTCCGGGTCACGGGCTTCGGCCAGTTCGGCCCGTACGCCCACCGGCCCGGCTTCGGCACGCTCGCGGAGGCGATGAGCGGGTTCGCGGCGATCACCGGGGAGCCGGACGGTCCTCCGACGCTGCCGCCGTTCGGTCTCGCCGACTCGATCGCGGCGCTCGCCACGTCGTTCGCCGTGATGGCGGCGCTGGCCGGCCGGGACCGTACGGGCGTGGGCCAGGTCGTCGACATGGCGATCATCGAACCGATCCTCACCGTGCTCGGCCCGCAACCGCTCTGGTACGACCAGCTGGGATACGTCCAGCCGCGCACCGGCAACCGTTCCCGCAACAACGCCCCGCGCAACACCTACCGCACCTCGGACGGGCAGTGGGTGGCCGTCTCCACCTCGGCGCAGTCCGTCGCGGAACGCGTGATGCGCCTGGTGGGCCGGGCGGAGCTGATCGACGAGCCGTGGTTCGCCTCGGGCACCACCCGGGCCGAGCACAGCGACGAACTCGACGAGGCGGTCGGCCACTGGATCGCGCGGCGCACCCGGGACGAGGCGGTCTCCGCGTTCGAGAAGGCGGAGGCTGCCATCGCGCCGATCCACGACATCCGTGACGTGATGGAGGACCCGCAGTACCGGGCTCTGGACTCCATCACGGAGGTCGACGACCCGGAGCTGGGCCCGCTGCGGATGCAGAACGTCCTCTTCCGGCTCTCCGGCACCCCCGGGGGGATCCGCTGGGCGGGGCGGCCGCACGGGGCGGACACCGACGAGATCCTCACCGGGCTCGGGCTGAGCGGCGAGGAGATCGCGGCACTGCGGTCGGAGCGTGTCCTATGA
- the rbsK gene encoding ribokinase codes for MTKVAVLGSTNMDLVAYVDRAPERGETVTGREFRTIPGGKGANQAVAAARAGGDVMMIGAVGDDEYGLRMRENLEQSGVDTDLLHTAEGPSGTAHIVVDGKGSNAIVVIPGANGTVTALGPGEIATIAEADLLLLQLELPLSAVIEGARAGHAQGVRTVLTPSPVQQLPAELLDCVDLLIANEHEAAELSGHAEPHAAAEVLLSQVPALVITLGSKGCLYAARGSQTVHFPAPEVTAVDTTGAGDTFVGTLAVALGEGRPVPQAIAWASSAAALCVQKPGASVSMPYRSEIDAA; via the coding sequence ATGACCAAAGTCGCGGTGCTCGGCAGCACCAATATGGATCTTGTGGCCTACGTCGACCGGGCCCCGGAGCGCGGGGAGACCGTCACCGGGCGGGAGTTCCGCACCATTCCCGGCGGCAAGGGCGCCAACCAGGCCGTCGCCGCCGCCCGCGCGGGCGGCGACGTGATGATGATCGGCGCGGTGGGCGACGACGAGTACGGCCTCCGGATGAGGGAGAACCTGGAGCAATCGGGCGTCGACACCGATCTGCTGCACACCGCCGAAGGACCCAGCGGCACCGCGCACATCGTGGTCGACGGCAAGGGCTCCAACGCCATCGTCGTCATCCCCGGCGCCAACGGCACCGTCACCGCGCTCGGACCGGGCGAGATCGCCACGATCGCCGAGGCCGATCTGCTGCTGCTCCAGCTGGAACTGCCGCTGTCCGCCGTGATCGAGGGGGCGCGGGCCGGTCACGCCCAGGGGGTACGGACGGTCCTCACCCCGTCCCCCGTACAGCAGCTGCCCGCCGAACTCCTCGACTGCGTCGACCTGCTGATCGCCAATGAGCACGAGGCGGCCGAACTGTCGGGGCACGCCGAACCGCACGCGGCGGCCGAGGTCCTGCTCAGCCAGGTGCCCGCCCTCGTCATCACGCTCGGCTCGAAGGGCTGCCTGTACGCGGCACGGGGCAGCCAGACCGTCCACTTCCCCGCCCCCGAGGTGACCGCAGTCGACACCACCGGGGCCGGGGACACCTTCGTCGGCACACTCGCGGTGGCGCTCGGCGAGGGGCGGCCGGTGCCACAGGCCATCGCCTGGGCCTCGTCGGCCGCCGCGCTCTGCGTGCAGAAGCCCGGCGCGTCCGTCTCCATGCCGTACCGCAGCGAAATCGACGCCGCATGA